From the Lolium rigidum isolate FL_2022 chromosome 2, APGP_CSIRO_Lrig_0.1, whole genome shotgun sequence genome, one window contains:
- the LOC124689342 gene encoding F-box/LRR-repeat protein At4g14103-like, translating into MWAAGYNLGADRLQKLRRQKKSIHRFSLATGSIGGQERAVDARHLFDGMPPRKERKSAPPVSGVDRIGALPDSILHHLLSFLPAQAAVQTCVLARRWHHLWRSTTGLRIVALDDDYYADVEELRKFVDHLLILRERTDLDSVEIEFNEFCEEDQPYVKTWLRYALMCKVRTLTLRVDGSKYFYLEDLPLVSRHLGTLDLDGVGLKAAFLDFANCPVLENLKMTSCHICAGKISSRSMKHLSITSCRSDLDCRVRVSTPGLISLKLVEFSGRTPLLENMALLETAYVDLAQNYKDECLNYHSGVSCGANNNACENCVAIKDNCSSDCVVLGGISSAKHLKLLSGSRNFVFTRDLKHCPTFSNLKTLLLNEYWCEAPDLDPLACILKNSPVLEKLTIQPLSKGPAHKVEMKVCYSSMERPSGISEHLNIVEVKCSVVDERILKVLKFLSAFNICFSF; encoded by the exons ATGTGGGCTGCCGGCTATAATTTGGG CGCCGACAGACttcagaagttgagaagacagaaGAAGTCCATCCACCGATTCTCCCTCGCGACTGGAAGTATCGGCGGCCAGGAGAG AGCCGTCGACGCCCGTCACCTGTTCGACGGAATGCCTCCTAGGAAGGAGCGCAAGAGTGCGCCGCCGGTGAGCGGCGTCGACCGCATCGGCGCCCTCCCCGACAGTATCCTCCACCACTTGCTCTCCTTCCTCCCAGCGCAGGCTGCCGTGCAGACTTGCGTGCTCGCCCGGCGGTGGCACCATCTTTGGAGGTCAACCACAGGCCTGCGCATCGTCGCCCTTGACGATGATTACTATGCTGATGTCGAAGAACTCCGGAAGTTCGTGGACCATCTTCTGATCCTGCGTGAGCGCACCGACCTAGACTCTGTCGAGATCGAATTCAATGAATTCTGTGAAGAAGACCAGCCCTATGTGAAGACGTGGCTCCGCTACGCTTTGATGTGCAAAGTTCGCACGCTCACCCTTCGTGTCGATGGCTCTAAATATTTCTACCTAGAAGACCTGCCTCTCGTCTCTCGGCATCTGGGAACATTAGACCTTGATGGCGTAGGCCTAAAAGCCGCCTTTCTTGATTTTGCTAACTGTCCAGTGTTAGAGAATCTGAAGATGACTTCTTGTCACATCTGTGCTGGCAAGATATCGTCTCGTTCCATGAAGCATTTGAGCATCACTAGCTGCCGCTCCGACTTGGATTGCCGTGTCCGTGTTTCTACTCCGGGCCTTATATCTCTGAAGCTAGTTGAATTTTCGGGTAGAACACCTTTACTTGAGAACATGGCATTGCTAGAGACTGCATATGTAGATCTTGCCCAAAATTACAAAGATGAATGTCTGAATTATCACTCTGGTGTTTCCTGTGGAGCTAATAATAATGCATGTGAGAATTGTGTTGCTATTAAAGACAATTGCAGCAGCGATTGTGTAGTTCTGGGTGGTATCTCAAGTGCTAAACACCTCAAGCTGCTATCTGGAAGTAGAAAC TTCGTTTTCACAAGAGATTTGAAACACTGCCCTACATTTAGCAACTTAAAGACTTTGTTGCTCAACGAGTACTGGTGTGAAGCTCCTGATTTGGATCCACTAGCTTGCATTCTGAAAAACTCACCAGTTCTAGAGAAGCTCACTATTCAACCGTTGTCCAAG GGACCAGCTCATAAAGTGGAAATGAAAGTATGCTACAGTTCAATGGAGCGACCGTCTGGAATATCCGAGCACCTTAACATAGTTGAAGTCAAGTGTAGTGTGGTCGATGAGAGAATTCTCAAAGTTTTGAAGTTCCTGTCTGCATTTAACATCT GCTTCAGTTTCTGA